A section of the Acidobacteriota bacterium genome encodes:
- a CDS encoding nucleotidyltransferase family protein: MIKSASSSNARWRCTRANSAERSMLSLYDELKNLARALYERGIPYAVCGGLAVAIHDQPRATLDIDLLIPPEALGDVLELARTQGYIFSAKPMTFAQGAVKIQRVSKPDPDTGDVLVLDLLLVTEQLSQVWQQRETLAWADTEITVVSRAGLIALKRLRGSGQDLDDIARLVRLEGQTQ; this comes from the coding sequence ATGATAAAATCGGCGAGTTCATCAAACGCCCGGTGGCGTTGCACGCGGGCGAATAGTGCGGAGCGAAGTATGCTGAGTCTTTACGACGAACTAAAAAACCTCGCGCGCGCTTTGTACGAGCGCGGCATCCCGTATGCCGTGTGCGGCGGCTTGGCCGTGGCGATTCACGATCAACCGCGCGCCACGCTGGACATAGATTTGCTGATTCCGCCTGAAGCGTTGGGCGACGTGTTGGAGTTGGCGCGCACGCAAGGCTACATCTTTTCGGCCAAGCCGATGACCTTTGCGCAAGGCGCGGTCAAAATCCAGCGCGTCTCCAAACCGGACCCGGACACCGGCGACGTGCTGGTGCTTGATTTGCTGCTGGTGACGGAGCAGTTAAGCCAAGTCTGGCAACAGCGTGAGACATTGGCTTGGGCTGACACAGAAATTACGGTAGTCTCGCGCGCCGGCTTGATCGCCTTGAAACGTTTGCGCGGGAGCGGGCAAGACCTGGACGACATCGCCCGGCTGGTCCGGCTGGAAGGACAAACGCAATGA
- a CDS encoding amidohydrolase family protein: MRYDLLIKNGTAVFPYHGTVRCDIGVRNGKIAAIADDIAASAASEVIDARGKYVFPGAVDSHFHVGIYRPHSEDAESESRSALVGGVSTLISYWRTGQHYLNKTGLYKDLLPEVLSLSTGHFHTDYSYHIAVMTAAQLDEVAWLVEQAGVGSFKFYMFYKALNLAASSTKGSAYTMAENYDLGHLYELMTRVAQMAAKHKDKARISLSLHCENPELIRVFIERAKQQGLTGLKAYSEGRPPLTERLSVHEAAILADATGCPINLLHLSSRDALQAGLDVRRQYPAHDIKLETTLHHLALDHEELDRSGHGGFNNIRGKVNPPIRTREHSEFLWEGIQNGAVDTVVSDHACCGEEHKHKDDLWGSLPGFGGASILYPVLLSEGCHKRGISLARVAELVSANPARNFGLYPRKGALAIGSDADFAIVDMEKEQPITAELCQSAQDHTPFEGFMTKGWPTHTIVRGHVKFAGGKVSDDKIGEFIKRPVALHAGE; encoded by the coding sequence ATGCGCTACGACTTACTCATCAAAAACGGCACCGCAGTTTTCCCCTATCACGGCACAGTCAGATGTGACATCGGCGTGCGCAACGGCAAAATTGCCGCCATCGCCGACGACATTGCCGCCAGCGCGGCGAGCGAAGTCATTGACGCGCGCGGCAAATATGTTTTTCCCGGCGCGGTGGATTCGCACTTCCACGTCGGCATCTATCGCCCGCATAGCGAAGACGCCGAAAGCGAATCGCGTTCGGCGCTGGTCGGCGGCGTTTCGACGCTCATCAGTTATTGGCGCACCGGGCAGCATTACCTGAACAAGACCGGCCTGTACAAAGACCTCTTGCCCGAAGTGCTGTCGCTTTCGACCGGCCACTTTCACACCGATTACAGCTACCACATCGCGGTGATGACGGCGGCGCAACTCGACGAAGTCGCCTGGCTGGTCGAACAGGCCGGGGTCGGTTCGTTCAAGTTTTATATGTTTTACAAGGCGCTGAATCTGGCGGCGAGTTCGACCAAAGGCAGCGCGTACACGATGGCCGAAAATTACGACCTCGGCCATCTTTACGAACTGATGACGCGCGTCGCGCAGATGGCCGCCAAGCACAAAGACAAAGCGCGCATCTCGCTCTCGCTGCATTGCGAAAATCCCGAACTCATCCGCGTGTTTATCGAACGCGCCAAACAGCAAGGTTTGACGGGGCTGAAAGCCTACAGCGAAGGCCGCCCGCCGCTAACAGAACGCCTCTCCGTGCACGAAGCCGCCATCCTGGCCGATGCGACCGGCTGTCCGATCAATTTGCTGCACCTGTCTTCGCGCGACGCCTTGCAAGCCGGCCTTGACGTGCGGCGGCAATATCCCGCGCACGACATCAAGCTGGAAACCACGTTGCACCACCTCGCGCTCGATCACGAAGAACTCGACCGCAGTGGCCACGGCGGCTTCAATAACATTCGGGGCAAAGTGAATCCGCCCATCCGCACGCGCGAGCATTCCGAATTCCTTTGGGAAGGCATCCAGAACGGCGCGGTGGACACCGTGGTCAGCGACCACGCTTGTTGCGGCGAAGAGCACAAACACAAAGATGATTTATGGGGCAGCCTGCCCGGTTTCGGCGGCGCTTCAATCCTGTATCCGGTGCTGCTCAGCGAAGGCTGCCACAAACGCGGCATCAGTCTGGCGCGCGTGGCCGAACTGGTCAGCGCCAACCCGGCGCGCAACTTCGGCCTCTATCCGCGCAAGGGCGCCCTCGCCATCGGCAGCGACGCCGATTTCGCCATCGTGGATATGGAGAAGGAACAACCGATCACGGCGGAGCTTTGTCAATCGGCGCAGGATCACACACCGTTTGAGGGCTTCATGACCAAAGGCTGGCCGACGCACACTATCGTGCGCGGCCACGTGAAATTCGCCGGCGGCAAGGTCAGCGATGATAAAATCGGCGAGTTCATCAAACGCCCGGTGGCGTTGCACGCGGGCGAATAG
- a CDS encoding GntR family transcriptional regulator — MTKPSSAFVSKRIPLYYQLENLLRETITSGKFVAGDRLPTESELIQQYGVSRITVRQALTALADEGLIDRRQGRGTFVAERRTRRRTFEGQTHLTGSLDEVIAMGRDTPVKVIEMNRIEADRHEAELLGLQPGAPIYRIKRLRSLEGKPYSFIVNYLPAEVGARLTREDLSAGALMQLLEKKFGLRLKDAKQQITAALAEPYVAGLLDVRVGSALLCIERTVYTNEGKPVEYVHVLYRSDLYCYSVYLTRDGQDGKKPRKK, encoded by the coding sequence ATGACCAAGCCCAGCAGCGCCTTTGTCAGCAAGCGCATCCCGCTCTACTACCAGTTAGAGAATTTGCTGCGCGAAACGATCACTTCGGGCAAGTTTGTCGCGGGTGACCGGCTGCCGACCGAGAGCGAATTGATTCAGCAATATGGCGTCAGCCGCATCACGGTGCGCCAGGCGTTGACCGCGCTGGCGGATGAAGGTTTGATTGATCGCCGCCAGGGCCGTGGTACCTTCGTCGCCGAACGCCGCACCCGGCGCCGCACCTTCGAGGGCCAAACACACCTGACCGGTTCGCTCGACGAGGTCATCGCGATGGGCCGGGATACGCCGGTCAAAGTCATCGAGATGAATCGCATCGAGGCCGACAGGCACGAAGCCGAGTTGCTGGGGTTGCAGCCGGGCGCACCTATTTACCGCATCAAGCGGTTGCGTTCGCTCGAAGGCAAACCGTACAGCTTTATCGTGAATTATTTGCCTGCCGAAGTTGGCGCGCGGCTGACGCGCGAAGACCTGAGTGCGGGCGCGTTGATGCAATTGCTCGAAAAGAAATTCGGCCTCCGGCTCAAAGACGCCAAACAGCAAATCACGGCGGCGCTGGCTGAACCTTATGTCGCCGGGCTACTCGACGTCCGCGTAGGCTCCGCGCTGCTCTGCATCGAACGCACCGTGTACACCAACGAAGGCAAGCCGGTTGAATATGTGCACGTGCTGTATCGCAGCGATTTGTACTGCTACTCGGTCTATCTGACACGCGACGGGCAGGACGGCAAAAAACCACGGAAGAAATAG
- a CDS encoding DUF4437 domain-containing protein, which yields MARPHIEPFVDREVGFKKMTLPGFPLGMHYKMLSIDGDTGACSMTVQYEAGYHQPPTVCYSDVELLVMEGGLQVGEQLCGPGYYFFVPKGVSLPALTSPKGALCLLMYNETEPHLVESDEDIAGAEREQFIKIQSYEDMPWQVPTLFPQTASGCLLKLLRFDEKTHAMTFLYSMVPGFWQDNISYHDCSEEAYHIYGTSWMMQFGELPTGGYFYRPAYINHGAFASEHGVLAFGRTDGELHNHFHWNPWSTPEENADRAAARLTRQKPELHKWIIATDHNHIHFNDFEFPEDSEGFDHAHLDALGGLRKHKHK from the coding sequence ATGGCCCGCCCGCATATCGAACCCTTTGTTGACCGCGAGGTCGGATTCAAAAAGATGACCCTGCCCGGCTTTCCGTTGGGCATGCACTACAAGATGCTGAGCATTGACGGCGACACCGGCGCATGCTCGATGACCGTGCAATACGAAGCCGGTTACCACCAGCCGCCCACCGTGTGTTACTCCGACGTCGAGTTGCTGGTGATGGAAGGCGGCCTGCAAGTCGGCGAGCAACTATGCGGCCCCGGCTATTATTTCTTCGTACCCAAAGGCGTCTCGCTGCCCGCGCTCACCAGCCCGAAAGGCGCGCTCTGCCTGTTGATGTACAACGAAACCGAGCCGCATCTGGTCGAATCGGACGAGGACATCGCGGGCGCTGAGCGCGAGCAATTCATCAAGATTCAATCTTACGAAGACATGCCCTGGCAGGTGCCGACGCTCTTCCCGCAAACGGCGTCGGGTTGTTTGCTCAAGCTGCTACGCTTTGACGAGAAGACGCACGCGATGACGTTCCTCTATTCGATGGTGCCCGGTTTCTGGCAGGACAACATCTCGTACCACGATTGTTCGGAAGAGGCCTATCACATCTACGGCACGTCGTGGATGATGCAATTTGGCGAACTGCCGACGGGCGGCTATTTCTATCGCCCGGCCTATATCAACCACGGCGCGTTTGCCAGCGAACATGGCGTGCTGGCCTTTGGTCGCACCGATGGCGAATTGCATAACCACTTCCACTGGAACCCCTGGTCTACGCCGGAAGAAAACGCCGACCGCGCTGCCGCGCGTCTGACACGGCAAAAGCCTGAATTGCACAAGTGGATCATCGCCACCGATCACAATCATATTCATTTCAACGACTTTGAATTTCCAGAAGACAGTGAGGGCTTCGACCACGCGCACCTAGACGCGCTAGGCGGACTGCGTAAACACAAACATAAATAG
- a CDS encoding Uma2 family endonuclease encodes MAVAAVQQTSKGQLIKRRLAETAQADGADCPPLMAGDRLTRAEFERRYEATPAHIKAELIGGVVYMPSPLGWPHGYATRLISNWLGAYQFVTPNVDGGDNATTRMGVDDEPQPDASLRLIEGGTSWLSAPVQTPRGKTVYLEGAPELVVEVAFSTASYDLHDKQETYRRNGVKEYLVWLLSEEQFIWFRLQEGVYVRIKPDRRGVIESAVFPGLRLKVKALLAGRMKEVLAELQQGLAAPAYAEFVKQQARTMKTAARRKRR; translated from the coding sequence ATGGCAGTCGCGGCAGTGCAGCAAACAAGCAAAGGGCAACTGATCAAACGGCGCTTGGCCGAAACGGCGCAGGCAGACGGCGCTGATTGTCCGCCGCTGATGGCGGGCGACCGTTTGACGCGCGCCGAATTCGAGCGCCGTTACGAAGCCACGCCCGCACATATCAAAGCCGAATTGATCGGAGGGGTTGTTTATATGCCTTCACCATTAGGTTGGCCGCACGGCTACGCAACTAGACTAATCAGCAACTGGTTGGGTGCTTATCAGTTCGTCACGCCTAACGTAGATGGCGGCGATAATGCCACCACACGCATGGGTGTTGATGACGAACCACAGCCGGATGCTTCGTTACGTTTGATCGAAGGCGGCACGTCGTGGCTCAGCGCGCCGGTGCAAACGCCGCGCGGCAAGACGGTTTATCTGGAAGGCGCGCCGGAATTGGTCGTCGAGGTCGCGTTCAGCACGGCTTCCTACGACCTGCACGACAAGCAGGAAACCTATCGCCGCAACGGCGTGAAAGAGTATCTCGTCTGGCTGTTGTCCGAAGAGCAATTCATCTGGTTCCGCTTGCAAGAGGGCGTTTACGTCCGCATCAAACCCGACCGGCGCGGCGTGATCGAAAGCGCCGTCTTTCCGGGCCTGCGTTTGAAAGTCAAAGCCCTGCTGGCAGGCCGCATGAAAGAAGTGCTGGCCGAATTGCAGCAAGGCTTGGCTGCGCCCGCGTATGCCGAATTCGTCAAACAACAAGCCCGCACAATGAAAACCGCCGCCCGCCGCAAACGGCGCTGA
- a CDS encoding amidohydrolase — translation MTRAIDIVVNLWTQEITAHYPPELDQFWELIHILDMTKRGVTVEEELRMMDEAGIDKGLLVATTGAPVGSSIFFEKPFEKIAAVCAQHPDRFKGLIGVNPSRIMTWVRKLEVAVKEYGFVGAHLYPHWFDAPPDDRMYYPFYAKCAELGVPIQIQVGHSAQWFLRTVAQPITLDRVAIDFPELKIIGIHIGHPWTEEMISLAWKHPNVYIGTDAHLPKYWDAALIKFINSRGQDKVLFGTDWPVVDFKRAMQELDKLELREAAKRKLLVENAARVYNLEDWL, via the coding sequence ATGACTAGGGCAATAGACATCGTCGTCAACCTTTGGACGCAGGAGATCACCGCGCACTATCCGCCCGAACTCGATCAATTCTGGGAGTTGATCCACATCCTCGACATGACCAAACGCGGCGTCACGGTCGAAGAGGAATTGCGGATGATGGACGAGGCAGGCATTGATAAAGGCTTGCTCGTCGCCACGACCGGCGCGCCGGTCGGTTCGAGCATCTTTTTTGAAAAGCCGTTTGAAAAAATCGCCGCCGTTTGCGCGCAGCATCCTGACCGCTTCAAAGGCCTCATCGGCGTCAATCCATCGCGGATCATGACCTGGGTGCGCAAGCTGGAAGTCGCGGTCAAAGAATACGGTTTCGTCGGTGCGCACCTCTATCCGCACTGGTTCGACGCGCCGCCCGATGATCGTATGTATTATCCGTTTTACGCCAAGTGCGCCGAGTTGGGCGTGCCGATTCAGATTCAGGTCGGGCATTCGGCGCAATGGTTTTTGCGCACGGTGGCGCAACCGATCACGCTGGATCGCGTGGCGATTGATTTCCCGGAATTGAAAATCATCGGTATCCACATTGGTCACCCCTGGACGGAAGAGATGATCTCGCTGGCCTGGAAGCATCCCAACGTTTACATCGGCACCGACGCGCATCTGCCGAAGTATTGGGATGCCGCGCTCATCAAATTCATCAACTCGCGCGGGCAGGACAAAGTGCTGTTCGGCACCGACTGGCCCGTGGTGGATTTCAAACGCGCAATGCAGGAACTCGACAAGCTGGAATTACGTGAAGCTGCAAAACGCAAGCTGCTGGTCGAGAATGCCGCGCGCGTCTACAACCTGGAAGACTGGCTTTAA
- a CDS encoding AMP-binding protein gives MSNQAHPYQNSAAILFGGYGGAGDLLRKNAEVLGNQTGLSFSGFGADVRLSWRELNARVCRLANALRKLGLQRGDRVALFARNSHQWVEALFGLAKIGAVSVTVNYRLTAPEVEYIVSNAGARAILCGATEAETARTVADSVDSVRWLIGVNGATGAGIEAYETLVASGAEDEPQLEAPLRFDEPALLLYTSGTTGFPKGAIYTHGSLLVGMFVHVHAIGSRRTHRVMLPSPLYSAAGIAGIYCAVFVGSQIALLNFEARLALETIQRERITFTNLVPTTIQMLLARADIGTYDLSSLEVLLYGGSPMPEPVLRDAMVRLPNCSFRQTFAATETGCSGTVLEPREHREALENPALTHRLLSCGRPQVCVDVQVFGVDGQVLPPGEVGEIGVRTEANMTGYWNNPEATAKTIRDGWVFTGDLARVDEDGYIYLVDRKNDLIVSGALNVYPSEVERVLHMHPAVYECAVIGVPSAEWGEAVKAVVVVRAGQTPTEAELIAHCAGQLAGFKKPKSVDFVARLPRNLTGKVLRRELREPYWLGHTRKI, from the coding sequence ATGTCGAACCAAGCCCATCCATATCAAAATTCGGCGGCGATCCTTTTCGGCGGCTACGGCGGTGCGGGTGACCTCTTGCGCAAAAACGCTGAAGTGCTGGGCAATCAAACAGGTCTGAGCTTCAGCGGTTTTGGTGCGGACGTGCGTTTATCCTGGCGTGAATTGAATGCGCGCGTCTGCCGGTTGGCGAATGCTTTGCGCAAACTGGGCTTGCAACGCGGTGACCGCGTGGCGCTCTTTGCCCGCAACTCACACCAATGGGTCGAAGCCTTGTTCGGCTTGGCGAAAATTGGTGCGGTGTCAGTGACAGTCAACTACCGGCTGACCGCGCCCGAAGTCGAATACATTGTCAGTAATGCCGGCGCGCGCGCCATCCTCTGCGGCGCAACCGAAGCCGAAACCGCGCGCACCGTTGCCGACAGCGTGGATTCAGTGCGCTGGCTGATCGGCGTGAATGGGGCGACCGGCGCAGGTATCGAAGCATACGAGACATTGGTTGCCAGCGGTGCTGAGGACGAACCACAGTTAGAAGCGCCGTTACGTTTTGATGAGCCAGCGCTGTTGCTTTACACCAGCGGCACGACCGGCTTTCCGAAAGGCGCGATCTATACGCACGGCAGCTTGCTGGTCGGGATGTTCGTGCACGTCCACGCCATTGGCAGCCGCCGCACCCATCGCGTGATGCTGCCTTCGCCGTTGTATTCAGCGGCGGGTATTGCGGGCATCTATTGCGCCGTCTTTGTCGGTTCGCAGATCGCGCTACTCAACTTTGAAGCCCGGCTTGCGCTCGAAACCATCCAGCGCGAACGCATCACTTTTACCAATCTGGTTCCCACGACGATCCAGATGCTGTTGGCGCGCGCAGACATCGGCACTTACGACCTGTCTTCGCTGGAAGTGCTTTTGTATGGCGGCTCGCCGATGCCTGAACCGGTGTTGCGCGACGCGATGGTACGTTTGCCGAATTGCAGCTTTCGCCAGACTTTCGCCGCCACCGAGACGGGCTGTTCGGGTACGGTGCTCGAACCGCGCGAACACCGCGAGGCGTTGGAGAATCCGGCCCTGACACATCGCCTGCTCTCGTGCGGACGCCCGCAGGTATGTGTGGATGTGCAGGTCTTTGGCGTTGACGGTCAGGTCTTACCGCCGGGTGAAGTCGGCGAAATCGGCGTGCGCACCGAAGCGAACATGACCGGCTATTGGAACAATCCCGAAGCGACAGCGAAAACGATTCGTGACGGCTGGGTCTTTACCGGCGATCTGGCACGCGTGGATGAAGACGGCTACATTTACCTGGTGGATCGCAAGAACGACCTGATCGTCAGCGGCGCGCTGAATGTTTATCCGTCCGAAGTCGAGCGCGTGCTCCACATGCATCCGGCGGTGTATGAATGCGCCGTCATCGGCGTGCCCAGCGCAGAGTGGGGCGAAGCCGTCAAAGCCGTCGTTGTCGTGCGCGCAGGTCAAACGCCAACCGAGGCTGAATTGATTGCGCATTGCGCCGGGCAATTGGCTGGCTTCAAAAAGCCGAAGTCGGTAGACTTCGTGGCCCGCTTGCCCCGCAATTTGACCGGCAAGGTTTTGCGGCGGGAATTGCGCGAGCCATATTGGTTGGGGCACACGCGGAAGATTTAG
- a CDS encoding nuclear transport factor 2 family protein, producing the protein MAAPEVDTQLIAQTLSTGLRGFEAFKQGLAKGEWQEFLDMLTEDFEFYFPVGQYKGHHQGKAKAQEFFGYVREVYNQGLHVVELLRLTANEKTIVFEFRDEGMLRGELYRNRVTVSWDIQDGRIASYREYFGSDGKSN; encoded by the coding sequence ATGGCGGCGCCCGAAGTTGACACACAACTAATCGCACAGACCTTGAGCACGGGTCTGCGCGGATTCGAAGCGTTCAAACAGGGCTTGGCGAAAGGTGAGTGGCAGGAATTCCTCGACATGCTCACAGAGGATTTCGAGTTTTATTTTCCGGTCGGCCAATACAAAGGCCACCATCAGGGCAAAGCCAAAGCGCAGGAATTTTTTGGCTACGTGCGGGAGGTTTACAACCAGGGTTTGCACGTGGTGGAGTTGCTGCGCCTGACGGCCAATGAAAAGACCATCGTCTTTGAATTTCGTGACGAAGGGATGCTGCGGGGCGAGCTGTACCGCAATCGGGTCACCGTTTCGTGGGACATCCAGGACGGCAGAATTGCCAGTTACCGCGAATACTTTGGTAGCGACGGCAAATCGAATTAA
- a CDS encoding GNAT family N-acetyltransferase has translation MNQQLQIKPATAADVPLILAFIRGLAEYEKLAHEVIATEALLHEQLFSERPNAEVVIAYLVGEPVGFALFFHNFSTFLGRRGLYLEDLFVKPEVRGQGVGRALLGYLARLAVARGCGRFEWAVLDWNEPAIKFYKSLGTQPLNEWTVYRLTGEALNQLAESPNQQSVL, from the coding sequence ATGAACCAGCAACTTCAAATCAAACCCGCCACCGCCGCCGATGTCCCGCTGATTTTGGCATTCATTCGCGGGCTGGCCGAATACGAAAAACTCGCCCACGAAGTTATCGCCACCGAAGCGTTGTTGCACGAGCAGCTTTTCAGCGAACGGCCTAACGCCGAAGTCGTCATCGCATATCTGGTTGGTGAACCCGTCGGCTTCGCGCTCTTCTTTCACAACTTTTCAACGTTCCTGGGGCGGCGCGGTTTGTATCTGGAAGACCTCTTTGTCAAACCTGAAGTGCGTGGGCAGGGCGTCGGGCGCGCGTTGCTGGGCTATCTGGCGCGGCTGGCAGTGGCGCGCGGCTGTGGCCGGTTCGAATGGGCTGTGCTCGATTGGAATGAACCTGCGATCAAGTTTTACAAAAGTCTCGGCACCCAGCCGCTGAACGAATGGACGGTGTACCGGCTGACTGGCGAAGCACTGAACCAATTAGCGGAGTCACCTAACCAGCAGTCAGTTCTTTAG